The following coding sequences lie in one Chelonoidis abingdonii isolate Lonesome George chromosome 6, CheloAbing_2.0, whole genome shotgun sequence genomic window:
- the LOC142046978 gene encoding paraneoplastic antigen Ma3 homolog codes for MPPHPESSPYRKLRLFSGGPTPIPGEEAFEPWLEHTMETLQEWAVPEDEKRRQLVKCLRGPALDVIRTLKLGNPGVKVKDCLEALDHAFVRTEGSEDVYCKFLNARQQKREKVSAYVQRLEKLLQRAIMRGAVAVEQMHRTRLAQIVRGIQYQSPILLHLRLRERQDNPATYSRLIKEVREEEERQAAGEVWEVQQHQATGTTSIRTPKALMVNPQEELTQRVQALTQKVTELESTFDSAKTSRCKEPSATMVQRTTFRTSAPPRQQGKGQSFFCYRCGLSGHIAARCQNAENPMLVYQKLWTTWGKPGNGPRAWEGSRLGLQDAEAPLEGTMRLESPQD; via the coding sequence ATGCCCCCCCACCCTGAGTCAAGCCCCTATCGTAAACTGAGGTTGTTTTCTGGGGGTCCCACCCCAATACCTGGGGAGGAAGCATTTGAACCCTGGCTGGAGCACACCATGGAAACGCTGCAGGAGTGGGCGGTGCCTGAGGATGAAAAGAGAAGACAACTAGTAAAGTGTCTCCGTGGGCCAGCTCTAGATGTGATTCGCACCCTAAAGCTCGGTAACCCTGGGGTCAAGGTGAAGGACTGCCTAGAGGCCCTGGACCATGCCTTTGTGAGAACTGAGGGTTCAGAGGATGTTTATTGCAAATTCCTCAATGCCAggcaacaaaagagagagaaggtttCTGCCTATGTCCAAAGATTGGAGAAATTATTACAGAGAGCCATCATGAGGGGAGCAGTAGCAGTTGAGCAAATGCACCGGACTAGATTGGCTCAGATTGTGAGAGGAATTCAATATCAGAGCCCAATCCTTCTCCACCTTCGATTAAGGGAACGGCAAGATAATCCAGCAACTTACTCTCGCCTGATAAAAGAGGTccgagaggaagaagagagacaggCAGCTGGCGAGGTTTGGGAGGTGCAGCAACACCAGGCAACTGGCACAACGTCCATACGGACACCCAAGGCACTAATGGTGAATCCTCAAGAGGAACTTACTCAGCGAGTGCAGGCCTTGACACAGAAAGTGACTGAACTAGAGAGTACCTTTGATTCAgcaaagacttcaaggtgcaagGAACCTTCTGCTACCATGGTCCAGAGGACTACGTTTAGAACATCTGCACCCCCCCGACAGCAAGGGAAAGGACAATCCTTCTTCTGCTACCGGTGTGGACTGAGTGGACACATTGCTGCAAGGTGTCAGAATGCAGAGAATCCCATGCTGGTATATCAAAAGCTGTGGACCACCTGGGGAAAGCCAGGAAATGGCCCCAGGGCCTGGGAAGGGAGCCGCTTAGGCCTGCAGGATGCGGAGGCTCCCCTGGAAGGAACCATGCGGCTCGAATCCCCCCAGGATTGA